In a single window of the Nicotiana tomentosiformis chromosome 8, ASM39032v3, whole genome shotgun sequence genome:
- the LOC104116672 gene encoding uncharacterized protein, which produces MDTTKKKEKKKEVIRLERESVIPVLKSRLIMTLANLIEHDSDRDEFLKLCKRVEYTIRAWYLIQFEDLMQLYALFDPVHGAQNLEQQKLSDEDIDVLEQNFLRYLFQIMDKSNFKIATDEELEIANSGQYLLNLPITVDESKLDSKLLSKYFANHHRDEKLPEFADKYVIFRRGIGIDRTTDWFIMEKIDMIITRTWKWLLKKTGGDKYFRRKINKKKKPLKKRIPSEEEQDFYVERIRIQNMELTVPNVLGKITIQEPTFERIIVVYRRASEDEEKPDRGIYVKHLKNIPMADLEIVLPEKKNPSLTPMDWVQFIASAIVGLFAVVTSLDMPEADLWVLFAILSTIIGYCAKIYFTFQQNMAQYQNLITQSMYDKQLDSGRGTLLHLCDDVIQQEVKEVIISYFILMEQGKATLLDLDQRCEELIKERFGISCNFDVDDAVQKLEKLGIVSKDEIGRYFCIGLKRANEIIGTTTEELVLKARQGQGQPAITE; this is translated from the coding sequence ATGGACACTaccaagaaaaaagagaagaagaaggaAGTGATTCGATTAGAACGAGAATCTGTTATTCCAGTTCTTAAATCCAGGCTAATTATGACATTAGCCAATTTAATTGAACATGATTCAGATCGCGATGAATTTCTCAAGCTGTGCAAAAGAGTTGAGTACACAATTCGCGCGTGGTACCTTATACAATTCGAAGATTTAATGCAATTATACGCGTTATTTGATCCTGTCCACGGTGCTCAAAATCTCGAGCAACAAAAATTATCAGATGAGGATATCGACGTACTTGAACAAAATTTCTTGAGATATTTATTCCAAATTATGGACAAGAGCAACTTCAAAATCGCCACAGATGAAGAGCTAGAAATTGCGAATTCAGGGCAATATTTGTTAAATCTACCAATAACGGTTGATGAATCTAAGCTTGATAGTAAGTTATTGTCTAAGTATTTTGCTAATCATCATCGCGATGAAAAACTCCCTGAGTTTGCTGATAAATATGTCATTTTTCGTCGTGGCATTGGAATTGATAGGACGACAGATTGGTTTATTATGGAAAAAATTGACATGATAATTACGCGTACGTGGAAATGGCTATTGAAAAAAACAGGTGGTGATAAGTATTTTCGAAGAAAAATTAATAAGAAAAAGAAGCCTCTGAAAAAAAGAATCCCTTCTGAAGAAGAACAAGATTTTTACGTTGAACGAATTCGAATCCAGAATATGGAACTTACTGTCCCTAATGTATTGGGAAAAATTACAATTCAAGAACCAACGTTTGAAAGGATAATTGTGGTGTACAGACGAGCTAGTGAAGACGAAGAAAAACCCGATAGAGGAATTTATGTGAAGCATTTGAAAAATATTCCAATGGCTGATTTAGAAATTGTTTTACCTGAGAAAAAGAATCCAAGTTTAACACCAATGGATTGGGTTCAATTTATTGCATCTGCAATTGTTGGTCTTTTTGCAGTTGTGACCTCTCTTGACATGCCAGAAGCTGATTTATGGGTTCTTTTTGCAATTTTATCCACAATAATTGGCTATTGCGCGAAAATTTACTTCACTTTTCAACAGAATATGGCTCAGTATCAGAATTTGATCACACAATCAATGTATGATAAACAATTAGACAGTGGACGTGGTACACTTTTGCATTTGTGTGATGACGTCATACAACAAGAAGTTAAAGAAGTAATTATTTCGTATTTTATATTAATGGAACAAGGGAAAGCTACATTATTGGATCTTGATCAAAGATGTGAGGAATTAATTAAAGAAAGATTTGGAATAAGCTGTAATTTTGATGTAGATGATGCAGTTCAGAAGCTAGAGAAATTAGGAATTGTTTCAAAGGATGAAATTGGAAGGTATTTTTGTATTGGTCTTAAAAGGGCTAATGAGATTATTGGGACAACTACTGAAGAGCTTGTTCTTAAAGCAAGACAAGGTCAAGGTCAACCTGCAATTACTGAATAG
- the LOC138896824 gene encoding uncharacterized mitochondrial protein AtMg00860-like has protein sequence MFQPASKIQFEANPAKCAFGVPAGKLLGFIVSRRGIELDSSKIKAIQDLPPPKEKKYMMSFLGHLNYISLFIVQLMVIYEPIFRMRRKDAATSWTEECQKDFDKIKEYLSKPPVLVPIEPGRTLLLYLSVLDGAFGCVL, from the coding sequence ATGTTTCAACCAgcttcgaaaatacaatttgaagctaatcctgcaaaatgtgcctttgGAGTCCCCGCTGGAAAACtgttaggtttcatcgtcagccgccgaggtATTGAGCTGGATtcgtcaaaaatcaaagctatccaggacttgccacctccaaaggaaaagaaatatatgatgagttttctagggcaCCTCAATTATATCAGCCTCTTTATAGTGCAATTAATGGTGATATATGAGCCAATCTTCAGAATGCggaggaaagatgctgcaacaagctggactgaagaatgccaaaaagacttcgacaaaatcaaggagtatttatctaaaccgccTGTGTTGGTCCCAATAGAACCAGGAAGAACTCTGCTTCTTTATCTGTCTGTGTTGGATGGAGCCTTTGGTTGTGTTCTATGA